The DNA window ACGCCTGCCGGCTTAACGCCAGATGGGTAAACTTCGAAGGCGCGCCGAGGCGCCAGCTGTCAGGGAACAGGCGCACCGTGGCGCCCGCCAGCCCCAGCTCGCGCGCCCAGCGGTGAAGGCGGTTGAGCATATCGTCGAGGCTCTCCGCCGCCGCCAGCCGCGTTTGCAGCTGCAGCAGGCGCTGGAACAGGCTTTCATTGGCGACCGCCTGCTCCATCAGCAGCGACATATTCTCTTCCAGCACATGAATATGGTTACGCGCCCGCATCATATGCCACTCCACCAGCGAAATCGTACCGCGTACCGGATGCGGGACGCGGAGGTGTTCGACCTGGGCGGCATTACGAATAAAAAATTCAGGATGTTGCAACAGATAGTCCACCACGGCGCGATCGTTCAATGCGCTGGCGACCTCCTGTTGTTCTTCCCCGATTGGTTTCATAAATGAATAAATCCATCATAGACATGGGCCGCCGGGCCGGTCATAAACAGCGGCTGGCCCGGGCCTTTCCAGGCGATATCAAGACGACCGCCGGGTAATTCCACACGTACCGTTTCAGCGAGCAGCCCCTGCTGGATCCCCACCGCCACCGCGGCGCAGGCGCCGCTGCCGCAGGCCTGAGTTTCCCCGGCGCCGCGTTCGTAGACGCGCAGACGGATATGGGACCGGCCGACCACCTGCATAAAGCCGATATTGGCGCGCTCCGGAAAACGCTCATGGCTTTCCATTACCGGGCCGAGGGTTTCCACCGCCGCCGTATCCACATCATCCACCTGGATAACGCAGTGCGGGTTCCCCATGGATACCACGCCGCACAATACTGTCTGCTCGGCGGCACGCATGATATAGGTCTTTTCCGCTTTGTTGGCGCGGAACGGCACCTGGGAGGGCTCGAAGTTGGGCTCGCCCATGTTCACCCGCACCAGATCGTCTTCCGTTACGCTTAATACCATACGGCCGTTGGCCGTACTCACGCGGATGTCACGTTTATTGGTCAGGCCTTTCAGCCGGACGAAGCGTGCGAAACAGCGCGCACCGTTGCCGCACTGCGACACTTCGCTGCCGTCGGCATTAAAGATCCGGTAATGGAAATCCAGATCCGGATCGTAGGGCGGCTCCACCACTAACAGCTGATCGAACCCGACGCCAAGGTGGCGATCCGCCAGGCGGCGAATCAGCTCCGGCGAGAAAAAAACATTCTGCGTTACCGCGTCAACGACCATAAAATCGTTGCCAAGGCCATGCATTTTAGAGAACTGCATCATCTACTCCAGTTGCGCGGAACAGAACGTTATCGTTAGTAATTGACCTGGCTCGGACCACCGGTATCGCCACGATCGTTACGATCCGGCGTTGAGCTCTGAATGCCCGGGTTAACCGGTTTGGTCGGCGGCGGCGCAGTTTTGTCAGCCGGCGGGAAATAGAGAGGCCCTTTCAAACCGCAGCCGGTCAGGCTGAAGATCGCAAACAAAACGGCAAGCGTAGGAAAAACGTTTTTCATTGATAGTTGCCCGTGATTCATTCTTTCTGCTTTCTATCATCGCAGGAGAAGGCGTAAAAGCAAGCCTTTAGCATCTGACTGCGCGCGCTTTTGTTTCGCGCTATACTGCCGCCAATCTCAAAAATGCGGGACAGAATCATGAATGACAGTGAATTTCATCGCCTTGCCGACAGCCTGTGGATGACCATCGAAGAACGCCTGGACGACTGGGACGGCGATAGCGACATCGACTGCGAAATCAACGGCGGCGTGTTGACCATCAGCTTTGAAAACGGCAGCAAAATCATTATTAACCGTCAGGAGCCGCTGCACCAGGTATGGCTGGCCACCAAACAGGGCGGCTACCATTTCGATCTCAAAGGCGACGAGTGGATCTGCGATCGCAGCGGCGAGACCTTCTGGGATCTGCTGGAGCAGGCGGCAAGTCAGCAGGCCGGTGAGACGGTGAGATTCCGTTAATGACGCGTTTCCCGGATGGCGGCGCATCGCGCCTTATCCGGGCTACCCGACGGCTCAGGTAGTCCCCAGGCCCGTACCGCCGGACGACGAACGCAGGCACGGAGCCGCGACGCCTGACCCGGCCTGGGAAAGCGCGCCCCGATAAGCGTTACGAGTAGCGCTGCTGCAGCACCGGCGAGGCGGTAACGTCCTGGCTGGTGGGTATCGCGGCGGCAATCGCCTGAGTGCGGAAAGGGATCACCTGGGTGCGCCCGTCCACCTCGACAATCTGATAGAACTGCGGCAGGTTGAAGTTGATAAAGCTGGAGCCGTAGGTAAAACGATCGTGCGATGACGAATAGAAGCGGCTGACGTCGCGCACCAGCTCCTCTTTGCTGCCCTCGCAGTGGTGATACACCTCAGCGCGGTTGCTCTCATCGAGAATATAGATGTTAAAGCCGCTGTCGTTGTTATCCGCGTCTTCAAAGAAGAACTGAATAATCCCTTCGCTGGCGAAGCCGTCCACCACCGCCGGCAGCTTAACGTGATTGGTTTCCACCTGCACCGACAGGCCGTGGAGCTTGTTGTGCGAGATAGCGCCGTAGAATTCAATGGCGTTTTCCAGCTTCTGCACCGAAACATTGAGACGCTCGAAGAACAGCCCCCAGGTCTGGCCGGAGACGCGCAGCGCTTTAAAGCGCCCGGTATCCTGGCGGGTACTGGAGAGACGCAGTTCGATGCACTCGGAGATCATCTGCTGTACGCGGGTACGGATCAGGCCGCGCAGATGTTGGCTATAGCAGAACACCTCCACGCTGTCCGGCGGCGCGGCGTCCTGATGCATTTTACCGAGGATCGTTTTCAGCGCTTCGATCATCGCCTGCTCGCCGTTGAAATGCAGGGTACGCACTTCGTTCCACGAGTTGCGATACAGCAGGTCGACGCTGCCGATCAGGCATTTTTGCTCTTCGCCGAAGCTGAAAACATCAAGCTTACGGAAATCAAAGTGCACCACCTGATTGCGGAAGGCCGCCGTCGGGTCATATTCGAGGTTGACGATAATCGCCAGGTGGCGAATTTCGCATGGGCTGTATAGCGCTTTTGGCGTCGGCGCCGGCAGGCGCAGCGGGAAGTGGTGCGACACGTCGGCCACCATCTCCTGCAGCTTCGCCAGATCGACGATGCCGTTGCCCTTAATAAACAGGCGGGTGCGTGAGGTCAGCAGGCCGTTAAACCAGGCCCAGGCCACCAGCTTATTAAGATAACGGTTATATTCCAGCGGCTGATGGCTGATGATCGATTCCATATCCGGCGCGCGGTTGTACAGATACCAACCGGTACGGTTGGCGCGACCCGGCGGCACGTGGATAAAGGTCAGATTCGGTTCCGACAGGTCCGGCGAAATTTGCGGGTTCACCAGCGTCACTTTGCCCGGCAGCGCTTCAAAAGCCGCATACAGCTTACGCGTCAGCACGCCAATATCCTGCGGACTGGCGGAGACGCTGAGGTTATTGCGCCGCGCGAAGCGGATCAGATTACGATAGCTCTGCA is part of the Klebsiella quasipneumoniae subsp. quasipneumoniae genome and encodes:
- the lptM gene encoding LPS translocon maturation chaperone LptM — protein: MKNVFPTLAVLFAIFSLTGCGLKGPLYFPPADKTAPPPTKPVNPGIQSSTPDRNDRGDTGGPSQVNY
- the cyaA gene encoding class I adenylate cyclase — its product is MYLYIETLKQRLDAINQLRVDRALAAMGPAFQQVYSLLPTLLHYHHPLMPGYLDGNVPRGICLYTPDETQRHYLEELELHRGMQTQEPPKGELPITGVYSMGSTSSVGQSCSSDLDIWVCHQAWLDSEERQLLQRKCSLLESWAASLGVEVSFFLIDENRFRHNESGSLGGEDCGSTQHILLLDEFYRTAVRLAGKRILWNMVPCDEEEHYDDYVMGLYAQGVLTPNEWLDLGGLSSLSAEEYFGASLWQLYKSIDSPYKAVLKTLLLEAYSWEYPNNRLLAKDIKQRLHDGEIVSFGLDPYCMMLERVTTYLQAIEDETRLDLVRRCFYLKVCEKLSRERACVGWRREVVSQLVNAWGWDEKRLMMLDNRANWKIDEVRKAHNELLDAMMQSYRNLIRFARRNNLSVSASPQDIGVLTRKLYAAFEALPGKVTLVNPQISPDLSEPNLTFIHVPPGRANRTGWYLYNRAPDMESIISHQPLEYNRYLNKLVAWAWFNGLLTSRTRLFIKGNGIVDLAKLQEMVADVSHHFPLRLPAPTPKALYSPCEIRHLAIIVNLEYDPTAAFRNQVVHFDFRKLDVFSFGEEQKCLIGSVDLLYRNSWNEVRTLHFNGEQAMIEALKTILGKMHQDAAPPDSVEVFCYSQHLRGLIRTRVQQMISECIELRLSSTRQDTGRFKALRVSGQTWGLFFERLNVSVQKLENAIEFYGAISHNKLHGLSVQVETNHVKLPAVVDGFASEGIIQFFFEDADNNDSGFNIYILDESNRAEVYHHCEGSKEELVRDVSRFYSSSHDRFTYGSSFINFNLPQFYQIVEVDGRTQVIPFRTQAIAAAIPTSQDVTASPVLQQRYS
- the cyaY gene encoding iron donor protein CyaY, which produces MNDSEFHRLADSLWMTIEERLDDWDGDSDIDCEINGGVLTISFENGSKIIINRQEPLHQVWLATKQGGYHFDLKGDEWICDRSGETFWDLLEQAASQQAGETVRFR
- the dapF gene encoding diaminopimelate epimerase, with the protein product MQFSKMHGLGNDFMVVDAVTQNVFFSPELIRRLADRHLGVGFDQLLVVEPPYDPDLDFHYRIFNADGSEVSQCGNGARCFARFVRLKGLTNKRDIRVSTANGRMVLSVTEDDLVRVNMGEPNFEPSQVPFRANKAEKTYIMRAAEQTVLCGVVSMGNPHCVIQVDDVDTAAVETLGPVMESHERFPERANIGFMQVVGRSHIRLRVYERGAGETQACGSGACAAVAVGIQQGLLAETVRVELPGGRLDIAWKGPGQPLFMTGPAAHVYDGFIHL
- a CDS encoding DUF484 domain-containing protein; this translates as MKPIGEEQQEVASALNDRAVVDYLLQHPEFFIRNAAQVEHLRVPHPVRGTISLVEWHMMRARNHIHVLEENMSLLMEQAVANESLFQRLLQLQTRLAAAESLDDMLNRLHRWARELGLAGATVRLFPDSWRLGAPSKFTHLALSRQAFEPIRIQRLGQARHYLGPLNGPELLVVLPEAKAIGSVAMSLLGGDNAPGVMLFSSRDAQHYQPGQGTQLLQEIAQMLPGLLERWIERA